Proteins encoded in a region of the Paenibacillus sp. E222 genome:
- a CDS encoding ribonuclease J codes for MNLAHNKLYIAALGGLNEIGKNMYLIQYNQDIIVIDCGSKFPDETLPGIDLIIPDVTYLLENQDKVRALVVTHGHEDHIGGIPYLLKQINIPVYASRLTRGLIELKLKEHGLLRKADLHTIDSKSSITLGEIQVSFFATSHSIPDCLGIFFQTPGGNVVHTGDFKFDMSPVNGPYPDLHRMAEIGKQGVHVLLSESTNAERPGFTPSERVVGDHILDAFIRAKQKVFISTFASNVSRVQQIVNAAFETGRKLALLGRSMINVVAVASELGYLDVPEGLLIEAIDSDQFPPDEVVVLCTGSQGETMAALSRLAASKHPHVKVAPGDTVIIAAGAIPGNERNLAHVIDNLYVLGARVIYGSSGAAGMHVSGHGSQEELKLMLTLMKPDYLIPVHGEFRMLYQHRQLAESVGIERDHVFIVNNGDMIQYKDGVASPGPQIASGNSLVDGLIMGDVGNIVLRDRRQLSSDGMLVIVTTLSKTEKHMVRAPEMISRGFVFVKDSEEFMKELHELVQNKMDELTGSGANQWNVIKRKLKDEIGHYIYAQTKRRPMILPIIIEV; via the coding sequence TTGAATCTCGCCCACAACAAATTGTATATCGCAGCACTTGGCGGCTTGAATGAAATAGGCAAGAACATGTATCTTATCCAGTATAATCAGGACATCATTGTCATCGATTGTGGCTCCAAATTCCCGGATGAAACGCTGCCGGGCATTGATCTCATCATTCCGGATGTGACGTATCTGCTGGAAAATCAGGACAAGGTGAGGGCGCTTGTGGTTACTCATGGACATGAAGACCACATTGGCGGTATTCCCTATTTGTTAAAACAGATCAATATCCCGGTGTATGCATCCAGACTGACACGTGGATTAATTGAACTGAAACTCAAAGAGCATGGGCTGTTGCGCAAAGCCGATCTGCATACGATTGATTCCAAATCCAGCATTACGCTGGGTGAAATTCAGGTTTCTTTTTTTGCGACGAGTCACAGCATACCGGATTGCCTGGGTATTTTCTTTCAGACACCTGGGGGAAATGTCGTGCATACCGGGGATTTCAAGTTTGATATGTCACCTGTAAATGGGCCTTATCCCGATCTGCATCGTATGGCCGAGATTGGCAAACAAGGTGTGCATGTGCTGTTGTCCGAGAGCACCAATGCAGAGAGACCCGGGTTCACTCCTTCCGAGCGTGTCGTAGGTGACCACATATTGGACGCGTTTATTCGTGCCAAACAAAAAGTGTTTATTTCAACCTTTGCATCCAATGTAAGCAGAGTGCAGCAGATTGTAAATGCAGCATTCGAAACAGGACGCAAGCTGGCTCTGCTGGGCAGAAGCATGATTAATGTAGTGGCTGTAGCCAGTGAACTGGGTTACCTCGATGTACCTGAGGGGCTGCTCATAGAGGCTATTGATTCGGACCAGTTTCCACCTGATGAGGTCGTTGTGCTCTGTACGGGAAGTCAGGGTGAAACGATGGCAGCATTATCCCGTTTGGCGGCCTCCAAGCATCCTCATGTGAAGGTCGCACCTGGAGATACCGTCATTATAGCTGCTGGGGCGATCCCTGGAAACGAACGAAATCTTGCGCATGTCATTGATAATCTGTATGTGCTCGGAGCACGCGTCATTTACGGTTCAAGCGGAGCAGCAGGTATGCATGTATCAGGACACGGCAGTCAGGAAGAACTCAAATTGATGCTGACCCTGATGAAGCCTGATTACCTGATTCCTGTTCACGGTGAGTTCCGCATGCTGTATCAGCATAGACAACTGGCGGAGTCCGTAGGCATCGAACGGGATCACGTATTCATCGTGAACAATGGGGATATGATTCAGTACAAAGACGGCGTGGCTTCTCCTGGCCCCCAAATTGCTTCAGGCAACAGTCTGGTCGACGGTCTGATCATGGGCGATGTCGGGAATATCGTGCTGCGTGATCGCCGGCAGCTGTCATCCGATGGCATGCTGGTGATTGTGACTACGTTGAGCAAAACAGAGAAACATATGGTGAGAGCACCTGAGATGATTTCCAGAGGTTTTGTGTTTGTGAAGGATTCCGAAGAATTCATGAAAGAGCTTCATGAGCTGGTTCAGAACAAGATGGATGAGTTAACCGGAAGCGGGGCGAATCAGTGGAATGTGATCAAAAGAAAGCTGAAAGACGAGATCGGTCATTACATCTACGCCCAGACAAAACGAAGACCGATGATTCTGCCCATTATTATTGAGGTTTGA
- the rhaA gene encoding L-rhamnose isomerase yields the protein MENQVKQAYEAAKSLYAQHGIDTDEVLKKLAEIKVSVHCWQGDDVKGFLNKDGELTGGISVTGQYPGAATTPAELRADLEQAFSMIPGKHKVNLHAIYADTDEQVELDRIEPKHYENWVKWAKEQGLGLDFNPTCFSHEKSSDGFTLSHSDPAIRKFWIDHCKASRRIGAYFGEQLGQTCVTNVWVPDGFKDNPVDRMTPRKRLKDSLDEVFAEKLDPKYHLDAVESKLFGLGSEAYVVGSHEFYMGYGLQNDTLICLDAGHFHPTEVISNKLSSLALFTNGILLHVSRPMRWDSDHVVIMDDELLEIARELVRHDLLPTTHIGLDFFDGSINRVAAWVVGTRNTIKALLRAMLEPVDALKSAELEGDYTLRLALTEEFKSYPFGAIWDYYCEQQQVPVREQWIAKIKTYEQEVLLQRDKSFV from the coding sequence ATGGAAAATCAGGTCAAGCAAGCATATGAAGCAGCCAAATCATTATATGCTCAGCATGGAATTGATACGGATGAAGTGCTGAAGAAGCTCGCGGAGATCAAAGTGTCTGTTCACTGTTGGCAAGGGGACGATGTGAAAGGATTTCTCAATAAAGACGGGGAACTTACGGGCGGAATATCCGTTACAGGTCAATATCCGGGGGCTGCAACGACACCTGCAGAGCTTCGGGCAGACCTGGAGCAAGCTTTCTCCATGATTCCGGGCAAACATAAGGTCAATTTGCATGCCATCTACGCAGATACGGACGAACAAGTGGAGCTGGACCGGATTGAGCCGAAGCATTATGAGAATTGGGTAAAATGGGCCAAAGAACAGGGGCTTGGCCTGGATTTTAATCCAACGTGCTTTTCGCATGAAAAATCAAGTGACGGCTTCACGCTAAGTCATTCCGATCCGGCGATTCGCAAGTTCTGGATTGATCATTGCAAAGCATCCCGCCGCATTGGCGCTTACTTTGGCGAGCAGCTGGGGCAGACCTGTGTAACCAATGTGTGGGTACCGGACGGGTTCAAGGATAATCCGGTCGATCGGATGACACCGCGGAAGCGGTTGAAGGATTCCCTAGATGAGGTGTTTGCTGAGAAGCTTGATCCCAAGTATCACCTGGATGCGGTCGAGAGTAAGCTGTTTGGCCTCGGCTCCGAAGCGTATGTCGTTGGTTCTCATGAATTCTATATGGGCTATGGGCTGCAAAATGATACGTTAATCTGCCTCGATGCTGGACATTTTCATCCAACGGAAGTCATATCCAACAAACTGTCTTCACTGGCCCTGTTCACCAACGGCATTCTGCTGCATGTCAGCCGTCCAATGCGTTGGGACAGTGACCATGTTGTCATTATGGATGATGAGCTGCTGGAAATAGCCCGCGAACTGGTACGTCATGATCTGCTTCCAACGACACATATCGGACTCGACTTCTTTGATGGCAGCATCAACCGGGTTGCGGCGTGGGTAGTTGGCACACGCAACACGATTAAAGCATTGCTGCGTGCGATGCTGGAACCTGTGGATGCGCTGAAATCAGCGGAACTGGAAGGAGATTACACCCTTCGTCTTGCTTTGACAGAAGAGTTTAAGTCCTATCCTTTCGGCGCGATCTGGGATTATTATTGCGAACAACAGCAAGTACCTGTACGTGAACAGTGGATTGCTAAGATCAAAACTTATGAGCAGGAAGTTTTGCTTCAACGAGATAAATCTTTCGTATAG